The sequence below is a genomic window from Bactrocera neohumeralis isolate Rockhampton chromosome 4, APGP_CSIRO_Bneo_wtdbg2-racon-allhic-juicebox.fasta_v2, whole genome shotgun sequence.
ttttagttatatagggactgagccaagttttcgcccaattcgATCTATTTCAAGGATAcaatgttatgagtaaaacacgctttgtcattttcattgagatagctcacatgttggccgatatatgagATATAAAGTCGAACTTCCCGAAAAtcttcaacccatttttgacatatggACCGATTTTTTAAGTCAAAAGTCAACGGTGGGTACTGGGCTCCATATTATCAagcggcttgaacagttttggtccgATTTGGATAAATTCTGGTTATAAGATGACAAAGTATTTCAAAGGCAATCTTCGTGCAAAGTTGTATATCGTTATATTAATTAGAATTGATTTGTATaccggaaagtgaaagaatcaaatggaatttaaaattatgttatatagaAGAAGACGTGGCTGTAGTCCAACTTCACcgattttcgcactgtgacatagaaattatattaaaagttgACTAGTCTGatgtatttagtttatttttaacagtactATTGGAGAGTGAGCGGGGTCATGAACCATCATCCATTTTCACTATCGGTAGGGGTTCTTTTAGGATTTATCtcgagcgaatttggttattttagCTTGAATGGTTTGGGAGATATGTACGTTACATCAATTAGGGTGCGGGAGCACgctcttttttccaaaaattttggctCACACATACCCCTTTGTTATTGCGATTTCCTGTGCCAaatctatatcttaatttagcgcTTAGTTAaggcattttataaattttagacagatatccagatttcaactcgtctcttcATGCATGTTCatttatataatagtatatTTAACCCTATACTAACtcgaatagttttttttttgacaaacaatcattaagtgaacaaaactatataaCTATACTATACTCTGCAGCAAcacgttgcaagagtataaagaaCGGTTCTTCTggaagtttaagtttaagtaagttttaaagtttattttaaacttaGAAATGACTTTTTTGAATTTGGCGGCAGCGAATGTGTTGATAATCCTTTGGAAATCCAACTTCTTGGGGAGTTCTGCCTCTAGGCACATGGTAGCTAATCCTGAGATCCTACCCTAAGACGAGCATTATTGATGAACATTTTTGATCCTTGCTAAAGCACTAAACGAACGTTCACCACTTAAAACACAAACGAGTAAAGTGCAAAATATTACCAAAGCGATGCAAATATTTAGGAAAAATCTTCCAAATTTTTTAGCATTAATGGCAAGTTGTATGAGTAAGATACATAAACGAACTActtttctgcaaaattttttgaatctgcGTTGAGTTCATCTTATGACACTTACGGCGGCGAATCTCTCAATTCCACAGCCAACGCTGTGAAGTCTGACGCAGAAAGTACATATTTCTTTGGAATTCAATTTCTTCTTTACTGCGATTTTCATCCGCATCTTCATCTAGGTCAACAACGTCTTGGCAAGCCTTAAATTCTCTGCAACAATTTTGCATTAATTATAAATTGCTGTCCACTGATCGACCATAAActgcaaatttataataaattgtttttaataattttaataatcccctgtaccaaattactgAATTCTGCCATTATTTGAAGCTTGATAGTGGTTCGATTGTGACTATTGAGGTGATTAAGACAGGATATTTCCTTAAGCTTAATGTCATTGAAGCCTAACATATATTATCGAAATCGTTACATATGccctttattttttaattatattataaacagTGAGagattagataaaaaaaaattaaaaactcattcCTACCTCCACCGACTTAAAAGTGGATGTTTTGAAATGCTCCCTATAGCATAAATTGATTTCACACTACAAATTAATTCATAATAATAGCGAGTGTagatgtgtatttttttttttttttattaccaaactttgaacaaaatcttaatttttactatttacaaAGGTAtctaattttaacttttctaaTAATTTGGAAAGTGATTACGATAAAACCTATATGTGGACTATTTTGAAAACTCCAGCTAATACAGGTCACGCCTGGGACCACTTCTTCAACTCGTTCTAGTCAGTGGAAGTTTGCAAATATCCTACTTCTTATATTGGGGATTCGTCTTTTATACACAAACGCACTGTGCATTCTAAACAGTAGCATGCCTTATCGCGATCAACAGTTAATGGAAGATGTCGTAATTAATAGCGAAAGGAGGAAATGGTAAACAAACGGCATTTCCGTTATTATACACATGTGTACAGATATATAAACATCCGTAGCGAAACCTTAGATAATGCATTGCCAAAGTGTGCTTCTTGAACCAAAACGCACAGTTGCATTAACAAcgtctcgcaacatgttgcacagagTACAAGTTTTTTTCAGTTAACGGATGTATGTAAATTCTAAAACTATATAGTGttatataaaatcaaattatcaGAATGACGATAGAAATTCCATTCGTGAGATACCCTACTGACACCTTAAGAGCATGATGGATTATacctttgaaatttaaattatccaTCGTTGACGGAAATGCAAAGCATTTActcacggcgctcaaaagcacagcggatcaaatcaatgcgttgatcagcgccctgagaatgcaaagcattttcagtaccaattggcagtgtggaatggacacactaacctcCTTGggagggttcgaggcccatctaaaacctctgccgtgctttgggtccggcacccggttgcaatgcaactccacattcaactgacaaagtcagttcttcccgcgatttgggtttaaCCACAActaccacgatactccccgaggggccagtccgcacgagcaggttggagcgaactccaagggctcctgctccccgtggtaccagaattaagtctccggtcagacctcgtagccgaaactactaccagttgagcttccatacggctctggactggtggccaggggttggaccccatacacacatcacttacacacaccaatcatacagaaactaaccctaacttccagctaaccgccttcgccgcttaaacagttcacgcgcaaacgaccctaactgttcggtattccgactagtggagatcacaccactaacatctaattgtccatcagtccagctaatccctaTACCACCCcaatccctaatgtccgagtacatcgggcactccgcaatCAAATGCGACCAATTTTCCAACaccgccccacaaaaacaccccgacgtatccgaaaggtgcctctgatgcaaaaaagCATTCAGAGGTccatgccccgtaagcaggaaacccagatacagacaaaatctgaagtctgggttatccacaacgaaccccacgtcccgaatgtactcgtacgtcactcggccgttagaactattgtcccaacgttcttaccacctacacctaaccctatcatctaggagcctcttgctccctagatatccctccctctccacatcatcgtcggaaatccagtcattccgcagcaatgacacactcaagccccttcttaacctgaatgcaacagcacgctgtatgacaatcaggtcaagagggggtgcatctaacaagacctgcatcgcatccgttgagacggtgcgacatacaggcaaacaagcaagcatcatgcaacgctggattgagaggagtttttgagacccccagacgtggctgtctcccaccatacagggactccataagtggcacaggccacaaacaagccacgatatatggtgcggacagcacgacgtcTGAGACCCCAATCGCGCCTCAAAATCCGTCGAATTTTGCCTACAGTTGCCTGCAGTCGATCCTTCacattcgccaagtgtggagtaaaacacatcctttcactcatggtcagtcccagatatttgacttgcgtcacatacctgatgctgaccccattcacacggacaatcggtggacgaaccgGTGACAATCTGCCCTTAAGCAGCATTGTCACCGTTTTTTTCCTCGACATGTTCacccccacacctaaaccccaagaattaacaatctctaagagatctcctcccgAACGCTCTAATTCAGCCCTCGAGCGACCTTCaaccataagaagaaggtcgtccgcatacgcacaacacttacagagtggctcgagctgcccaagcagagtgtccatcataaggttccaaatgtatggaccacagatggaaccctgcgggcagccacgAACCACTCCAATCTCCACACTCCCAGTCATGCCGAAaagagaggcctttctgtccgaaaaataactccgccaaagagtaatttccggacaaccaagctcctccagccgttgcaccactcgatcccagcttaggtagtcaaacgcccccttgaagtcaacaaatatgccaaggacatacttgttgacattctccctaacgacATTCTGTACGTAGAACCacgcatcctctatactgcgtcctttcctgaacccaaactgcctatccgaccacataccccgcgttagctcctgaagccgttccacaatgactctttccagcacttttccaagtactggaaggagactgatgccccgataagatcgaggatcgctcctgaccTTATCAGGGGACAGCGACCGACGGAAAGCAAAAATGTGGGCTTTATGATCAGGGTACACATGAAAAGCACATTTGGGTTAGTTGACTCGGTCCAAGGAAGAGTGTCGATTTTGCTGTTACCTGAATCATGGCAAATCAACGATGAAAGTTCAACATAGCTAAAAACGCTTAAGTTTCTTGGCGACAGTCGGAAGTGGGATCTATACAGCTCCGAAGTGGGCTGATCCCATCTTTCGTAATTGAATGACGGAAACTctaaactttgttttttatacgtTGATGCTTAAGTTGAAATCTATCAACCAGTTGAAGACTAAACGAAAATGTGCCTTGTGGCTTATGTTAAGGGACGTTGATGCATTAAAAACGTCGTCAAGGTACGCGAATACGAAGTCCAAACCTCTAAACACTTCGTTCATTAGGAGGTGGATCGTTTCTTAACCCAAAAGTCATATGAGTGAATTTATATAGTCCAAACGACGTTGTGATGGCAGTTTTGCAAATGTTATCGGGATGTATTGACTCCTGGTGAAAGGCTTTTTGAAGGTCAATCTTTGAAATTACAATTTTACCTGCTAAGATTATAGAAATGTCCTGCAGGAAAGGCCGCTGCAGTAACGGTGCGGTACTTCCACGGCGTTCAGTGCTCTAGTCGCCACACGGCCTCTACGACCCGTCAGCTTTTTCCTAGTTTAATTAACAACTAAAATTCTGACCTCGCAGCTGCTAACTTTTGCAGCAACAGTCGTCGTGGGCGGGTGTACGTAGCCGGTCGTGATAATACGATGAACCACAGATGTGTTAGTTCGAATATCAAGTGGTGTCGGATAGGTAATTTCAGAAAACTCTTTTAGGATATCGAAAAATTTCTGCGAAGTGTCGATTGTAGAAATGCTTGGCGTTGTTAGTCGTGTTATTGGGAATGATGCATTTAGCTGGGTGGTGCGATCGACAAGGCGCCTCCCTTGCAAGTATATAACTAGACCATGGTGTGCAAGGAAGTCGGCCCTTTATGTGGCCTGTGAGTCGTCTGCTATATAAAATTCCATAGGAATTCACAGTTCACACAGTTGCATTGAGGTAGGGTATACACAAGCTAGCTTCGTAGACCTTGGAAAATGTATGTTGGCTGATGTATCCACTGCCTGAGAGGTCATGAAGTATGATTTCGCAAAGCACAGGCCCTGCGCAGCGCCGCATttcattgtattcgctaagttCCAGGACGAatactgtttttattttaaagttgcaATTTTAAGACTTTGTCAGAGTTGCCCTGCGCACAGAATGACTCCgccacttatatacatacatatatacattttttgataGGTTTTTCGACGTTTCCTTCCGGGTGTTATAAACTAGACTAGACCCAAACCTTTCCTTTCGAGATTTTTATagtgtattttatatttctttaatacgttaagtaaaaagtttttccattttcgaaGATGCTTAAAATAACAGATATTTTGCATCAAATTTCTACAATGACCCACACTATATGTACATCCGTctagaatttttatactctcgcaacaatgttgctaaggagagtattatagttttgttcacataacggttgtttgtaagtcctaaaactaaatgagtcagatatagggttatatataccaaagtgatcagggtgacgagtagagtcgaaatccggatgtctgtctgtccgttcgtccgccagtgcaagctgtaacttgagtaaaaattgagatatcatgatgaaacttggtgcacgtattcctccataagaaggttaagttcgaagatgggaaaaatcggcccactgccacgcccacaaaatggcggaaaccgaaaacctataaagtgtcataactaagccataaataaagatattaaagtgaaatttagcacaaaggattgcattagggaggggcatatttggaagtaatttttttggaaaagcgggcgtggctccgccccctactaagttttttatacgtatctcagaaactactatagctatgtcaaccaaactctacagagtcgttttgtTCAGGCATTTcgatatacagttcaaaaatgaaagaaatcggataataaccacgcccacctcccatacaaaggttatgttgaaaatcactaaaagtgctttaaccgactaacaagaaacgtcagaaacactaagttttacggaagaaatggcagaaggaagccgCATAAAGgcggtttttaaaaattgaaaatgggcgtggcctcgcccacttatagaccaaaaaccatatctcaggaactactcaaccgatttcaatgaaattcggtatataatattttcttaacaccctgatgacatgtacgaaatatgggtgaaatcggttcagaaccacgccttcttccaatataacgctattttgaattccatctgatgccttttctgtataatatatacattaggaaccaatgatgatagcagaataaaactttacaaaaatacggtatttgaaaaatatgtaaatgacgtataatgaaatctcgattatcactttatcatgcgagagtataaaatgttcggtgacacccgaacttagcccttccttacttgttgttaaTCGATTTCTAACAAAATAGTTACGTTTGTCTGCATTATTTCACCTAAAGCTTTAAAGCTATTGTAAAAGTAGTTGCCAATTTTAATGCCGACCGCATACCAAACCAAATGCGATGCTGACCAACGTGTTGTCACAACGGTTGTGCCACTCAGCTACAAAGCGTGTTGGTGTCGGCCATTTATCTCCATAAATGTTTACCGCGAAAACATTTCTGCGGTGCAACAACCACTCGCCTTCTGGGGCCGTGTCTTCTCAATAAGCCTCGATTAGTAATCAATGtgtttacacatatacatatacatatgtacatgcatgtaaATACCGCCTGTTAGCTGTGAAATAAAATTCCGATAAAGActtaatatgagaaaaaatcaTGTACTCCTGTTATGATACTTTTAACGGTAATATTACCAGTTGTCACATGCACAACAATTTCTGGTAAAcagtttcttttgtttttaatacctAAGACCCATTTTATTAAACCTAATCCTCAACTTGTTATATAAGATTTTAAGACTTTGGGATCGTTTGCTAGCATCAAACaaaatgcattaatttttctaaaaaaccgCCAGTACTCAtccaaatatttgaaagcaGTCATCCAATACGCTTGATTAGCTTTAAAGCGTTTGAAAAATCGGCATTGCCTGCgacttgttaaaaaaaaacaaaaaaagttagatgtacatacatatgtatttaaacccTAAAAATATTCTAGTGGATAATCCCCTGAGCTTGGAAGACCCAGTGGTTCTCGACAGCTCACTTGCTGTTTCTAATTGCCACTAACTTGTAAACAAAATGAGAAAGCCAATactttttttactacaaaatttCTTCTTAAGTTCCGAGCTTATTGGCTAATTTTCCTTTAAATCCGAAAAACCCTGATCctactgtattttttttacacGTTGTGACAGTTCATGTTTCCACGTGCGAAACCATAAAATCAATTACTcgccaaaatttcaatttaagaacACATTTAGCAAATCAACTTTCATATAAAGGGTTTACCTACAAGAACAAcgtgatgttaaaatgaaataaaacgctcaaattttatcaaaatggtttatgttttttctttaaatgttggtacgcagctctcaagtaattgctcaagaaaaaaaatacattatttctcaagtaattgacagctggttacgcattgtgaatgatctacattagaagagcaagagagaattgtggcaaccccaaatgcaactctgcaaaaAGCATAGATTTGGCAACCCAAAAACTGGATAAGCTGTCAGCTTGACGAACCGccatttttccttcttcttggcgCATCATCCCGACTGCTAGCACGCTTCATCATTTTCGCtctccatttcattttcattttcaatcatcaactttgtatcagtattttatattttaataaatctaaaattattgtggACATCCCACATATTGGTGACCCCGACGTGATCGAAAAATGACGGAAGAAGAAGAGGTAAACCAGGTAATACAAAATTTGCAGCATTGGGGCCAATTGGCAGAGGATATCCAAACCCGCAACGTGGAAGTGGCTAAAGTTTCCATCAGGATCCCACCATTCTGGCACGCAAGGCCAGAACTGTGGATGGCGCAGGTCGAGTCACAATTCATCGCTGCAGGTATAACGAGTGACAAAACAAAATACCACACCGTCGAGGCCGCGATCGAAAGCAACGTGCTAGCCCAAATAAGCGACATAATTCTTAATCCACCGAACAGTGAACTGTACACCACgctaaaaaatcgaataataacacAATTCGCGGACTCGGAGCAAAAACGTGCAAAAAAGCTACTGCAGGAAGAAGAGCTTGGTGATAGCGGTAGCGAGATCAACGATAATATACTAAAGTCCATTTGGATGAGTCGGTTACCTTCCAACATGCGACTAATAATTTCCATTAGCAACGAACCGCTCGACAAAGTTGCCCTGCTCGCGGACAAAATATGTGAGGTTAGTGACACCCCACACGTACACGTGGCCGAAACTCCAGATACAGCAACACGCAATCAATCCAGCATCGAGCAGCAGCTAGCCGAAATCACGAAAGAGATAGCATCAATAAAGGCGAACATAAATCGTCGGTCTAGAAGTCGCAGCAGAAGCCGTCCTCCGTCACGTTCCGGTATGCAAAACAACAATTCGAATGGTTTGTGCTGGTACCATCACAAATTTGGTAACGATGCCAAAAAATGTCGTAGCCCTTGCGTGAAAAAGTTAAACTAACTAGTCTGTCGTCAATGGCGGTCGACGACAGGCTCAACGATAAAAACCGCCGCTTAATCGTCCGAGACAAAAAATCCGCAATAAACTTCCTCATCGACACGCAAGCTGAAGTCAGCGTAATTCCACCGACGCAACAACAACGTAGATGCCCGGACAAAAACAACTACCTCTACGCAGCAAACAAGTCCACCATAAAAACTTACGGCGAAAAAACTATGTTCCTCAATCTGGGTCTACGCCGCCAATATTCCTGGAAGTTCATCATTGCTGACGTGTCACAAGCCATCATCGGAGCTGATTTTCTATCGCATTTCAACTTAGCAGTTAACCTACGACAACCCAAACTCATCGACGACGTCACAATCACCAGCAAACTGTGTTCaatctcaacaaataaaaaggtagtttccaatttatttttcacCAAAGATTATCACCCGTCTATGATTTATTGAGGGAATTCGAAGACATCACGATGGATAAGTCTTCAGTCAAAAAACCACAACACTTTGTCACGCACCATATCGTCACCAAAGGACCACCAGTCTTCTCTAAACCGAGACGCTTATCTCCCGAGAAGTTAGAAGCTGCAAAAGCCGAGATACAACTCTTGCTGAACGCAGGCATCTGTCGTCCATCGCGCAGCCCATGGGCAAGCCCGCTGCACATGACAAAGAAGAAAAACGGCGAGTGGAGGCCTTGTGGGGATTTCAGGCGACTAAACGTCGTCACCGAGCCTGACAGGTACCCCCTGCCACACCTGCACCATTTCACTCATTCCCTGCAtggttgcaaaattttttccacacttGATCTGCGTCGGGCCTACCACCAGACTCCTGTGGAGCCGAACGACATACCAAAGACTGCAATTACAACGCCATTCGGCATGTTTGAATTTCCGTTCATGTGCTTTGATTTGAGGAATGCCAGTCAAACGTTCCAAAGATTCATGGATCACATCTTCCGTAAATACGACATCGCCTGGCCATACCTCGATGATATTTTGATATCATCGAAGGATATGAATCAACATCGTCATCATCTACAGTTAGTATTTAAAAAGCTACGCGAGTACGGCCTTGTTATCAACCGTTCGAAATGCATACTAGGTCAGCCGCAAGTTAAATTTTTAGGTTTCAAAATAAACAGCAGTGGAATTTCAGCCACAGAAGAACGAGTGCGggcaattcaaaatttcaacctACCTTCGAGAGCATATGATTTGCGACGCTTTCTCggtatggtaaacttttttcgCAGATTCTTGCCTGGCGCCGCAGAAAGGCAAATGACATTATTCAACCTCATAaaagggaacaagaaaaacgacACATCGCCAGTTGATTGGACAGTTGAAGCAAAGCTGGCATTTCAACAATGCAAAAACGACTTATGCAAAGCAACTTTACTCGCTTACCCAAAACCCAGGGCGCAACTCAGTTTGACGGTGGATGCGTCTGGAGCTCTGGTAGGAGCTGTACTACAACAACTCGACAACGACCAGTGGCAACCACTAGGTTTTTATTCCGAACGCCTTACTGAAACACAAACAAGATACAGCACCTACGATAGTGAACTTTTAGCGGCATACAAAGCagtcaaatattttcaacatatgcTAGaaggaagagaatttttcatcCTCACCGACCACAAGCCATTGCAGTATGTGTTCCAGCAAAAGCTTGAAAAGGCATCTCCGCGTCAAATGCGTCATTCGGAATTCATCGCACAATTCACAACAGACATTCGGTACATCCCCGGAAGAGAAAACGTAGTAGCTGATGCAATGTCACGTATTGACGTCATTCATACTCCAAGAACTATCGACTTCGCCAAACTTGCGGATAGTCAAAAGTCTGACTCAGGCACCGCTGGAGACATTTTTTGTGACGTAAGCACCAGCCAAGTCCGACCGTACTTAACTCCTTCGTTTCGCAGAACAGCTTTCGACTCCATACATAACATGGCACACACCGGCGCCGCTAAAACAACTAAATTGATGGCAGAAAAATTTTTGTGGCCGAGTCTCCGAAAATATTATCGATACTGTTTGACAATAGTCGATCGTTATTCCCGATGGTTAGAGGCACTCCTGCTCGAAGACATGACGACAGAGACCATTGCTTTCGATTTCTACACGCACTGGATCTCTAGATTTGGAGTACCGAGTAGAGTAACAACGGATCAAGGCAGACAATTTGAATCTACACTATTCTGAGAACTATCCAGACTTTTAGGCATCAAGCACTTACGTACCACTGCGTATCACCCCGCGTCAAACGGAATTATAGAGCGATGGCACAGATCATTAAAAGCAGCGATAAAATGCTACATGACAGACAACTGGGTCGAAGTTCTCCCACTCATCCTCCTAGGTTTTCGTTCCTCATGGAGAGATGATTTAAGAGCGGCACCCGCAGAGATGGTTTATGGAAATACACTTCTATTACCTGGCCAATTCTTTGCCGAAAAACATACGCACAATGCCAACGAAGGTGAATTCGTCGAAAATTTACGTATACGCATGCAGTCATTAAAGCCGTCACCAACTACAAACAACTCAGCGCACGTACCGTTCGTAGAAAAGAACTTACACTCAACACCATCAGTCTTCGTGCGAAACGACTCAATTCGTCCACCTCTTCAACCACCATACGAGGGACCATTTCCCGTAGTCGAACGCGGCGACAAATTTTCCCAAGTCAAAATCCGAGGGAAGGATGTAAACATTACCATCGACCGGTTAAAAGCTGCTTTCATCGCCGAAGATTACCAAACCCCGTCGAATCAAACAGTTCAACACAAAGAGCAACAAACAAAATCTGGTCGTCGAGTACGCTTTCGTCTTCCCGATGGGGGGGAGTGATGTGGCAACCCCAAAGtaatgtggcaaccccaaatgcaactctgcaaaaagcatagatatggcaacccaaaaactggataagctgtcagcttgacgaaccgccatttttccttcttcttggcgCATCATCCCGACTGCTAGCACGCTTCATCATTTTCGCtctccatttcattttcattttcaatcatcAGCTTTGTATcagtattttatgttttaataaatctaaaattattgtggacatcccacagaataaacaaagaaaacaaactttgtgcgtaatatgtatgtgtgtatgtgtatggtaacataaatattttcattgagatttaagaaatgttgttgatgattggtaggttttatacaacatttcaaaatggaatatacatacttcataataatgatttcaactaatttaggatgaatttgacgattacttcgaatttccttcaagaaacaattgttgatttgacgtttcttcgcaaaaccaggtttgccatattcacattttactgaaaaaagtatcaaaaattagttcTAGATTTCTTGaaagctgcgtactagcacaagtaaatttatcgcaggaaagtttcttgaccgtttcttaagcgtttttttatatgaagtttttacgtttcatAAGAGCCGTTGCTGTTTGGTTGGCTTAAATCTTTGATTTAACATACCCCCAGAGAA
It includes:
- the LOC126755735 gene encoding uncharacterized protein LOC126755735; translated protein: MTEEEEVNQVIQNLQHWGQLAEDIQTRNVEVAKVSIRIPPFWHARPELWMAQVESQFIAAGITSDKTKYHTVEAAIESNVLAQISDIILNPPNSELYTTLKNRIITQFADSEQKRAKKLLQEEELGDSGSEINDNILKSIWMSRLPSNMRLIISISNEPLDKVALLADKICEVSDTPHVHVAETPDTATRNQSSIEQQLAEITKEIASIKANINRRSRSRSRSRPPSRSGMQNNNSNGLCWYHHKFGNDAKKCRSPCVKKLN
- the LOC126755736 gene encoding uncharacterized protein LOC126755736, producing MVYGNTLLLPGQFFAEKHTHNANEGEFVENLRIRMQSLKPSPTTNNSAHVPFVEKNLHSTPSVFVRNDSIRPPLQPPYEGPFPVVERGDKFSQVKIRGKDVNITIDRLKAAFIAEDYQTPSNQTVQHKEQQTKSGRRVRFRLPDGGE